The following nucleotide sequence is from Aspergillus luchuensis IFO 4308 DNA, chromosome 1, nearly complete sequence.
ATCGACCAACACGAAGACTGTTATGGATTTCAGAATGTCCTGGAAACACGTTTACCCATCGTGGAGAAGTTCGCCATCTTCACTGAAGTCAACACTTGGATCAAGATGATCTCCCACATACCGATAGTGCGTAGGGTGTTACCCTCACCTAAGGATAAGGACGGTATCGGGGCAATTATGGGGGTGAGATACTACTTCAGCTCGCAGATGTGCTGGGTTAATGATCATCGCCCTGACATGTATCGATAGGTCGCTCAGAAAACAGTCAACGCCCGCATAGCGCAGGGCATCCCACCAAAACATAACGAGACGATGCTAGATTCATGGCTTCGCAACGGCGTCGACGGATCATTGGCAGTCACAGAAGTTACAATTGCCCTGTGTGTAAACCCTAATTGATTACCCTCTTCATTCAAATCTGGtgcagataatatataggATGTACCGAGCATTAACTAACAAACATTCCCCAATAGCTTTGCCGGCTCCGACACAACCGCAACCTCCATCCGcgccctcctcctgcacatcatcaccaaccccctcGTCTACAAACGCCTCACAGACGAGATCCGCAATGcagccacctccacccccataaTCACCGAACGAGAAACCAAATCCCTCCCCTACCTCCAAGCCTGCATCCTCGAAGGCCTTCGCATCTTCCCACCCATCACAGCACTACGCGAACGTGTAGTCCCTCCCGGAGGCGATACTCTAAACGGAGTATACGTCCCCGAAGGTACGAACATAGGGCTCAACCTCCCGGGTTTGCTACGAAACGAGGTATTTGGGCCAGATGTGGATGTGTTTCGTCCAGAGAGGTGGTTGGAGGCGACAGCTGAGCAGAGACAGCGCATGGATCGGGTTCATGAGCTAATGTTTAATTGGGGGAGTACGAGGTGTCTGGGGATTCGGttggcggtgatgatgatgggtaaggtggtggtcgaggtgttgaggaggtgggatgTGGTGGCTTTGAGGCCACAGAGGCCGTGGAGGAGTCGGTGTCATGGGATCTTTTTGCAGAGGGATTTCGATGTTCGTGTTGTGGATATGGAGGGGACTGTGAGGTAGGGGGTGAAGGCGAGGTGGTAGAGTATGTGATATATATCCCATGGTAAGCTATGCTTTTGGGTAAAGAGCCAGGTGAATTGGCCTTGTCTAACTAGTACCATTGTTCAAGAAGTCGGGGATGTGGTTGTAAGAGATGTAGCTAATCCAGTAATCACAAAGTGCACCACCTAGTATGTGACATTTCGTTATTCCAGAGGATCAACACACATGATGGAAAACCGAGCAACGCAAAATATTAGGaacagataaaataaatgaatGAGAATATGACAATATACAAATAAATCAAGGGCAAATGTGTTCCATGTATAACCAGTTGGCCTATAATAGTAGCCTCCGAGCTGCAGGAAGGTGGGTCCAGACACGTCAGGCTTCATTTAGTGCCTAAGAACACAATGGATGCAGTGTGCCGCGTCTCCCCTTCAGCTCATTTGTTTTCCTCCCCGCAATAACTGACGCCAATATTGGTCGATACTAGATCTCAACTATGTCACAAACCCAGGAATTGTATCATAAGCTGGACTCTACTTTGAAACAGATCCGTCTCGTTACCATCGAACCTGGTAAATGGACAGATGACATCCAGTGCACCCTCCGAGAAACTTTGCTAGGCGATTCGGAACCCTATGAGACGCTCTCCTATGTCTGGGGAGACCACACGAATACGAAGAATATCATTGTGAACGGAAGTAACTTCAAAGCTACGGCAAACCTCGAATCAGCCCTCCGTCATCTACGCCGGGACACTCCACGGACTATGTGGATTGACGCGATATGCATCAACCAGCGGGACCTGGAAGAGCGTGCTTCGCAAGTAAGCATTATGCGCGATATCTACCAAGGAAGTAATGTGACCATTATATGGCTTGGTGACGGGGACGAACGTGCCGAGTCATTTTTTGGTCTCGCTCGATGGTTTTACGATCAAAGTCACAGTGACGGAGAATCTGTTGAAGAGGTTTGGATGTGCATGCGAGAATTGACAAACACCGAAGATCAACGTCAGAGCTTGGAATTCCTGATCACAGATATCCTGAGGCGACCCTGGTGGACCAGAGCATGGGTGTTTCAAGAGGCCGTGGTATCTGCAGAAATACTAGTGAAATGCGGAAATCATGAGATTACGTGGTTGCCCCTCTGGCGGCTTGCCGATATTTTATTCACTAGGACATACTTTACCAATTCCCTTGACCGAGTCTCCACTGCAAAGCTCGAAGATGTGCTTAAGATCCAAAAAACGAGAGAAGAAACCCAGAGAGGCCATGAGATATCGCTTACGCAACTCGTTGCTTGGAATAGACGCCAGCGGTCATCAGATCCCAGGGACAAGATATTCAGCCTGCTCGGTTTGGCACGTGGTGGGCCAGGAAATGCTATACATCCTGACTATTCGGTGAATAACACACTACTGGAGGTGtgccttggccttgttgtGCATTCTATCAGAGATTGGGGTATGGATATAATATGCATGAGCCAAGGAAGCGAGAAATCCCAGTGGCCATCTTGGGTACCTGACTGGGAGGTTTACTCGAGTGAAAGCTCCAACGTTGCCAGCCCCTTGGTTGGCTTCTTCGCAGGTGGAGAGCCAATACTTCTTAAAAACTTTTGGGATATCCCCCCATCTGACTATGACGCATCTCGGTCAAGGTCTCCTGAATATAGATTGCTTCTCGACGTGCCGGCTCTGAAAGCTGTAGGCATTTACGTTGACACCATTGATTGTCTGGCAGTAACATATGAGCCTGATAAACACGGAGCATGGTCTTCATCGAGACCCGATCCGTGGGTGGCCCTCTTAACATCGTATTTTGAGACCCCACCCCATATCCCGGAAATCTCAAGCTGGATATATACTCTTCACAAGTTTGGAACTCTCATGGAAAGGGGGAAACTGTTGTCGAATGAAAATCCACATAAAAAACACTTTTTTTCAATGTCGATCAAGTTGATGAGAAAGATAAGGGAATCAACAACTGGCCGTGACTATGTTGGTGGGGGCTCGCTGGCCCATGCATACCTCCGAACATTGATCGCGGATACATTTACCTCTGGCTACAGGACGAATGGTATGTCTGACCCCCTGCATATGGATGAATTCGTTGAAAGTCAATCTGCACCAAGTGATGAAGCCACTGAAGAGGACGATACTGGCTATGTCCTTGGCGAAGAGTTCGTAGATGATTACTGCCTTGGTGTGTCAATGCTCAATTACGCTATTGAGCGTGCAACCTCATACCGTCGGCTGATGATCTCCTCAAAGGGTTATATAGGCCTGGTGCCGCCAAAGACTCAGGAAGGAGATCTCGTATGTGTTCTGTTCGGTTGTTCTGTGCCTGTTATTCTCCGCAAGCAAGGGTCTCACTATATCTTCATTGGTGAGAGTTACGTGCATGGCATTATGGACGGGGAGGCAATCCAGATGATGAATGAGGGACACCTAGTCGAAGAGGACTTTACTTTGGTATAAAGCATTGGTACATGTTCTGCTGCAGGGTATTTCAGCAGGGCTGGTGAATATTGTTCATAGTGTACGACTAAGCCTTATGGCTGCAGCTTCATCTGAATTCAACTATTTGTCGAAAGGATTGATTGGGAACGCATACATAACAGCTTCGTGCAACCAATACCACTATcataagcagcagcagtagataAGAGAAGTCCGCATGGGTCAAGCAACTCCTTAGACTAAGTACGGGATGATATACTAAAGGTTACTAGCAGTACTAACTATCTAACAAAAGGCAAGTATGACACAACGTGGGTATCTCCATCCGCAATCACCATCACGATCAAATTCACAAATCACCACTATTAGCTTATTCGCGCCCCCCCGGAAACACTTGCACTGTACAGTTCAAATCaaaaagattaagattaGATACAGCAGCAAAAAAACCATAAGATCAATCGACTAATTGCAGACTATATCCCCGATTCATATCCCATGTATCCGACCGGCCTCCACTCCTGTCCCGGATATGCCGTACTTGACATGACAATCTCGGGTTCGCTGGAAGCATCACTGGCATTATCGTGATCTTCTCCCCCGTCTGCTGAGGGGACAGGGAGTTCAACGGGAGTGGAGACAAGGGCTCGGGGTGGGGCGGGGCGGTGGGGATGGCTGCTTAGATTTGAGTTTGTCTGTGTACTGGGAGTGGGGCCGTTGGATACTGTGCGGGCTCCGGATTCTGTTTCTAttgtggtgagggagggattggagTCTGCTGTTGGAGGAGTATTGATGCATTGGGGTTCTCGGCATAAGCTTGCGGTCTTGACCTCTGTATCCGGGTTTGGTGTAGGGGACGGTGACGGAGAGACGCGTGATTGAGCGTCAGAGAATGAGACTTGCGCTGTCGTAGACGAGTTGTCGCGAGGTGGAAGCTCGGATGGGGACACGATTGAAGGAGATGCGACTGATTCTGGAATTGTGGAtaggggagagggtgaaaCTCCAAATGAGGTCTCTCGTGTCGGCTTTGGGTTCCGCATGTGAGATTGATCGATGGTAGTGGCAGCGATGGCAGATTCGAGTATATTGCTGGCCTCCCTCCGtgctctgtctctctcttcgaCCGTTACCTCGTTCTCAACATGCTCGTCAGGATCACCACCCAGTCCGGACAGACTCAACTTCCACGGCAATTCTTGATCGCCCACTCGACTAGTCCGCGGTTTGCGTGCGAACCGCCCCAGCTCAATCGCCGGGTCAGTCGCATCGGTATTTGGTAGAGTTGTCTCCTCCGGTCGGGGCGCGCTTTCCTTGGGACTGCGGGATCGGAGGTGCAGTTCCTGCACGTACGTGCGGGAGGTGGTTCGACCGCGCTCTGGAGAACCATTAGTGGGAGTGTTACTTGGTTCATATACAGTTTTGCTGCTATAGAGATAGTCGTCTGAAATGGATGAAGTATTATGAAGAGTAGGGGTGGAAGCATGCGGGACGAAAATGGCTTGGTTCTGGGCCTGGCGGAAGGAATCTGGGGTGGGGATGCGGGGAAGACTCGGCGGCAGGTGGGAAAGACTGTCGCTGGCATTGGGAAGGGCGTGGTCGAGGGAATAGAAGCGGGTATGGCTGGATGTGTGATTTATTGGACGCGATGGAGAGGCCGTCGTGGAGCGCTGGATAGGGGTTTCAGGTCTGGAGGCTTGGTTGGAATGCCTTGATTTGGGTCGGTGGGGACGAAGGTTGGTACGGAAGAGGCCCTGGATCATGATCAGTTAACCTTCAAGTCTTTCATCCACTCTATAGAGACAGAGACATACTGTCAATCGATCCAGAAGCGGCGGCTTCTGGTCCGACGATGGGCTGCTGGGACCCAGGGAGATGCGACGAATGTCCCGGATTTTGTCGCCGTACTTCATCTTCAGTGCGGCCAGGCGCGCGTGCGGGGTGGAATCCTGCGATCGGGAATTCGCTTCTGAGGTCGCATTCCGACTCGACGGTCGGCTCGGTCTCAGCGACGACATGCTGCTTACTCGCAAGTGACCCGAAGGTGGATGACGACCGTTGAGCGGACGCAGCAAAGACCGATCATTGCCGGTCGCATCCATCTCCGTGTCGGGGTGGTGGCCGACGATGGAGGGCAGAGAGAGACTGGACGAGGCAAGAGGCGCTGCGAGGGCGACAGCCGTAAGTTCAGCCGATTCACTTCCCGGGCGAGCGAGGCACTCACCGTTAAGCGCCAGGGCGAAGGGAGGATCAGCAACCGCATCCTGAGTGTCCAATGACGAGATTGATGGTTGGACTGACCCCCGCCGAGGTTGAACAAAGGCTGCAGGGGGCAACGCAGCATCGCCTCCAACACTGGCTTGGTCGCTGTCGCTCACGCCATCCAATTGGCCCGAGACGCTTTGTCCGGCCTGACCGGGCTGACCAGGGGTCGCCAGTGGCGCGTCATTGAGGGCTAGTTGGATCCGGCTAGTCCCGCTGTCATCGAGTCTCTCCTGTTGCTGTTCGTGCGCATCGTTAGCGACGCTCTTTCGAGGATCACTGGCGGGTGCCGGTTTGCGAGACGGGAAAGACTCCCGGGCTACAGCTCCCAAGTGAATGGATGCCCTACGGCGATCCTCGCCAATGGCTACTGCGTTGCTATCAGAACCGGGTACTTCCTTCCGCTTCACCCCCCAGCTCAGCCGATGATGTCCAGCCGGTCGAGAAGCGCCGGCGACCGGGAGACTTCCAAAGTGGACGCTATGGCGCTGATGGCTGGGCCTTGTTCCTGCAGGATCCAGGTCGGCTGCTTGCTGGAGCTCCGACAGGGGCACCGGTCGACGATAGCCGCGCGAGGACTGAAATCCCTACATATCCCCGCATTAGAGGCGATGAGACGCAGCAAAATAAACCCGAAAAGGAGTGGTGAAGACATCATTCATGTCACATTCTGAGGCACTGAGATCTGACCAATTACAGCGTGGTATCAAGCAACATAATCACACAGgcaagaaacaaaaaaagaacaggCCGAGCGTGCCGCTCCCTGGCCAGACCGCCCATCATTATCAGTAAAGAGATTAAGAATCTACCTTGTCGTTCCCTCCGCCCTTCAACTTACTCCGGCTGCGAGCAAAAAATCCCTTGGCGGCCTCGCCTGCGCGCCCTCCCAAAACTCCTGCCGTATGCAGCAACTCTTTGCCGCGTTGCTCTACTTGCTGTTTGTTCATCATTGCCCCCAATGGCGCCGAGGGCCGTCGCGCGTGCCCCGAGCCGGATGGAGATAGATCAGCTTTACCAAGGGCAGCCAATTTCGGGAACTTGCCTCGAGAGACGGGCGCCTTGGCACCGGTGGTCGTCAGTTTCGTGCTCTTCTCAACCACATCATTGTGTTCGGGGTGTGTCTGCACTGTGACAGAAATCCATTGGTTAAGACCCGTATCAATGGTCCCAAACTTCGCTCGGGTGTCGTTGAAAGCCCGAACGCGTTCCTCCGACGTCTTCATCGCCAAGATTTCCCGGAAACCAAGCAGAGTCGGCTCGACAGTCGCTGGGGTCGTGAACATGACTCGCGACGACCGCCGGTCGGAGCCTGTCTGGGGTCCCTCGTCTGCATGAGAATCGGGAATGACTTCTGCATTGTAGACTTCAGGCAGGTATTGCCCATCGGAGATGATGCTTCGATCATCCGGTACGGGAGGCACGATAGTTAGCTTCGGCTTCT
It contains:
- a CDS encoding uncharacterized protein (COG:S;~EggNog:ENOG410PSXD) yields the protein MARQFQPYEPELHKLSSTTSDSPSSPYPRGGTPLSFKPNVNRAKTKRWVEAKKYSYDGNDWGDDEYGEYDDEDETPPVPQPPSMNQSTGDIPSMFTRDVSRPPLPSVDRSRSMDQVATLDAAGAGAHRSLSADRMAAAPNNNRTVPIVRPAEIYKRMRAESAARQQASEAGYFVDNPSGAAPPGAPVSQDTASTSHEQQGAASPGDHILHPAHDSTERPSDAGSTPHGSHSADASTNEPPIIQLPDMKRLSGFNPDLSLGPHSNAQVDTGSEGPDHKLQHNPSLGFRSVVHQAFDVPETPSTTVDSIARSNSDSTSVISPIIPQHNPSETKTPTIVEEPETISTPKEEPGNMVFKPGHRRDLSLPSPNNSPSRTPVIASVEGTAPSAVGEMSSNTPDSPQNIIASPQKATVQLPQPDEGLPAPLSVGGSHPPPEPTITTGDGVPVIIPSFSTDNSPQDTESDRLRKEIIRSLSRENTPSEDPDHEEERRLDAPQQDSSHMLDEYERYWTKEALPTSREGDQPPDYDSPSAALQDTPAQPTPLIAAPTTSAPAPKPKLTRRFSWESSSSGEPAPETGVQSPPVPMPGQFPPTEDRAQLTEIAPNPEPVVEEREAKEPPSTEKPKLTIVPPVPDDRSIISDGQYLPEVYNAEVIPDSHADEGPQTGSDRRSSRVMFTTPATVEPTLLGFREILAMKTSEERVRAFNDTRAKFGTIDTGLNQWISVTVQTHPEHNDVVEKSTKLTTTGAKAPVSRGKFPKLAALGKADLSPSGSGHARRPSAPLGAMMNKQQVEQRGKELLHTAGVLGGRAGEAAKGFFARSRSKLKGGGNDKGFQSSRGYRRPVPLSELQQAADLDPAGTRPSHQRHSVHFGSLPVAGASRPAGHHRLSWGVKRKEVPGSDSNAVAIGEDRRRASIHLGAVARESFPSRKPAPASDPRKSVANDAHEQQQERLDDSGTSRIQLALNDAPLATPGQPGQAGQSVSGQLDGVSDSDQASVGGDAALPPAAFVQPRRGSVQPSISSLDTQDAVADPPFALALNGECLARPGSESAELTAVALAAPLASSSLSLPSIVGHHPDTEMDATGNDRSLLRPLNGRHPPSGHLRVSSMSSLRPSRPSSRNATSEANSRSQDSTPHARLAALKMKYGDKIRDIRRISLGPSSPSSDQKPPLLDRLTGLFRTNLRPHRPKSRHSNQASRPETPIQRSTTASPSRPINHTSSHTRFYSLDHALPNASDSLSHLPPSLPRIPTPDSFRQAQNQAIFVPHASTPTLHNTSSISDDYLYSSKTVYEPSNTPTNGSPERGRTTSRTYVQELHLRSRSPKESAPRPEETTLPNTDATDPAIELGRFARKPRTSRVGDQELPWKLSLSGLGGDPDEHVENEVTVEERDRARREASNILESAIAATTIDQSHMRNPKPTRETSFGVSPSPLSTIPESVASPSIVSPSELPPRDNSSTTAQVSFSDAQSRVSPSPSPTPNPDTEVKTASLCREPQCINTPPTADSNPSLTTIETESGARTVSNGPTPSTQTNSNLSSHPHRPAPPRALVSTPVELPVPSADGGEDHDNASDASSEPEIVMSSTAYPGQEWRPVGYMGYESGI
- a CDS encoding HET domain-containing protein (COG:S;~EggNog:ENOG410PX4E;~InterPro:IPR010730;~PFAM:PF06985) yields the protein MSQTQELYHKLDSTLKQIRLVTIEPGKWTDDIQCTLRETLLGDSEPYETLSYVWGDHTNTKNIIVNGSNFKATANLESALRHLRRDTPRTMWIDAICINQRDLEERASQVSIMRDIYQGSNVTIIWLGDGDERAESFFGLARWFYDQSHSDGESVEEVWMCMRELTNTEDQRQSLEFLITDILRRPWWTRAWVFQEAVVSAEILVKCGNHEITWLPLWRLADILFTRTYFTNSLDRVSTAKLEDVLKIQKTREETQRGHEISLTQLVAWNRRQRSSDPRDKIFSLLGLARGGPGNAIHPDYSVNNTLLEVCLGLVVHSIRDWGMDIICMSQGSEKSQWPSWVPDWEVYSSESSNVASPLVGFFAGGEPILLKNFWDIPPSDYDASRSRSPEYRLLLDVPALKAVGIYVDTIDCLAVTYEPDKHGAWSSSRPDPWVALLTSYFETPPHIPEISSWIYTLHKFGTLMERGKLLSNENPHKKHFFSMSIKLMRKIRESTTGRDYVGGGSLAHAYLRTLIADTFTSGYRTNGMSDPLHMDEFVESQSAPSDEATEEDDTGYVLGEEFVDDYCLGVSMLNYAIERATSYRRLMISSKGYIGLVPPKTQEGDLVCVLFGCSVPVILRKQGSHYIFIGESYVHGIMDGEAIQMMNEGHLVEEDFTLV
- a CDS encoding cytochrome P450 (COG:Q;~EggNog:ENOG410PGTM;~InterPro:IPR001128,IPR002401,IPR036396;~PFAM:PF00067;~TransMembrane:1 (o16-34i);~go_function: GO:0005506 - iron ion binding [Evidence IEA];~go_function: GO:0016705 - oxidoreductase activity, acting on paired donors, with incorporation or reduction of molecular oxygen [Evidence IEA];~go_function: GO:0020037 - heme binding [Evidence IEA];~go_process: GO:0055114 - oxidation-reduction process [Evidence IEA]) — its product is MTAFAEGFQALVQRDLTWTLMPTVATVIIVAWIIRSTLHLRKIPGPWWAPYTRLWLFRALYSERCADVYLQVNRKYGPLVRIGPNHLITNDPLTFRKILGVQSKYTRGPWFDALRLDPHNANLITERHRQKHDALRAKMAPGYQGKDIPQMEHAIDRNLLTWLDYIQKHAVTTQERHVAFDMARSIQWLLFDMVCHLCLGHPLGFIDQHEDCYGFQNVLETRLPIVEKFAIFTEVNTWIKMISHIPIVRRVLPSPKDKDGIGAIMGVAQKTVNARIAQGIPPKHNETMLDSWLRNGVDGSLAVTEVTIALFAGSDTTATSIRALLLHIITNPLVYKRLTDEIRNAATSTPIITERETKSLPYLQACILEGLRIFPPITALRERVVPPGGDTLNGVYVPEGTNIGLNLPGLLRNEVFGPDVDVFRPERWLEATAEQRQRMDRVHELMFNWGSTRCLGIRLAVMMMGKVVVEVLRRWDVVALRPQRPWRSRCHGIFLQRDFDVRVVDMEGTVR